Part of the Salvelinus sp. IW2-2015 unplaced genomic scaffold, ASM291031v2 Un_scaffold1546, whole genome shotgun sequence genome, ccagtcctcttctggctgtgccaggtggagattataacagtacatggccattcaAGGATGATCGAACTTTCATAGAtggccagcagggtcaaataatagctCTGTAAAAACTGTAGACGAGATTAGCCtcagtctttgttgttgaaaaagtTGTCCAGCCCCCATCCCATCTACTAATGCCTACTTTGTATCACTACTTTTAAGTCTACTTTTAAAAACATGGAAGACACGTGATCATTTCCTATCAGTATTTACCTGAGGGATCTCAGCTCTTCGACGAGGGGCAGGTTGCAGATCCTGATGTGGATCTCGTGAGCGATGCGGTCGTATTTGGGGTACATGGCCAGGACTACCTCCTTGGCTGCCTCGTCAAATATCTTCAGCATCTCAGTAGGGGCCTCGGGCAGGAAGTAGGCCAGGACATGCTCCCTGGCTGCTAGGTCCTCGTAGTTCACCACCAGACTCTCCTTGTTCTCTGGAAGTTGTAAATAGGTTATTTacatacattatatattttttttaaacattttttcagCATTTCAGTAGGTGCCTCAGGCAGGAAGTAGGCCAGGACATGCTCCCTGGCTGCTACGTCCTGATAGCTCACCAGTCTGTCCTTGTTCTCTGTGAGAAGTTTAAGATAGATTTAATCTAGTACTTTTATTGAATACCTTTACACATGTCGGTGATCTTCTCCTTGAAGACGTTGTGGCCATTCTCATCCACGTGGGTGCGCAGGAAGTTCTTAAAACGGTGGTATATCTCCAGACGAGGAGCGGCCATCACCACCCACTCCCTGACTGAGTGACCCTACAACCAACCAATCacagggaaataaataaatacatttgaaaaagtctgaaaaattaaacaaataataaaaacaactTCTTACTTTCATGTCCTCCAGGTTTTCAATGCTCTCAATCATctcatcatcctctccctccaccccggACCCATCTGCAGCCCGCTCAGCCAGGCGACGCCTCCGGGCCGGGcgctcatcctcatcctcactgtctgtttggaggaagagaattGAGTAGAAATAAGTAGAGTTCATCGATGCGGCAAGCTTAGGATAATTCTCATCCTCACTGTTATGATGAACAGAAAGGTTTGGGAAGAAAAGTGACCGATTAGTGGAAGTCGTTGATGCAGCAAGGTTTGGAGTTACTTCATACATTCCACAACGGCGTAAGATTACAATATAGTATATGGGCCTAATGCAGTATTTTCAAAGACAAAGGCTCCAGGCCAAACTTACAGGTCTTAAAGGGCCTACAGTATATTTGGCTCTCTGGGCCTTTACCATGACCAGAGTATGGAATATATACACCATAGGACAGTCCTCTCCTGAGTTTGGCCCCtcaagagatatatatatatcctaaTTTCCTCAGCCTACCTTCCTTGTCCCTGAATCTCATGTATATAATATTTAACATCCTCACCATAAAGTAGACCTCTCCTCAGCCTGCCTCCCtgctccctgtctcttctcctcatGGCATCCTCAGCTGCAGCCCTGGCTCCAGGAGACAGCTCCGATAGCTCCTCATCAAGATCCAGACCCTCCTCCTCATACCTGTCTAGCTCAGGGATGGCTCGGTAGTCCCTGTATGGGTGGGGAGATGGCATCAGTGTGGTGAACACAAAAATGCTTTGATAATATAAAAGCAACCAGAACACTATGTAAAGAACTACGTCTTAAGTCAGGATGAGGTAAACGACAAGGATCAATTCCACTTTaaattaatgtattttatttaactaggcaggtcagttaagaacaaattcttatttacaatgacggcctaccaaaaggcctcaagcgggggacaggggctgggattaaaaataaataaatatatatatatatatatatatataggacaaaacacaaatcACGATGAGAGACAACATAGCaatgcagcaacacatgacaacacagcatggtagcaacacaacatgacaacaacacaacatggtagcagcacaaaacagggtacaaacattattgggcacagccaacagcacaaagggcaagaaggtagagacaacaatacatcatgcaaagcagccacaactgtcagtaagagtgtccatgattgaatcCCTAAAAAGtattgaatactttttttttttattgcaatcATGTTACACAGCAGCACAAGGAAGACTTTAACACCTCCCCTTGCTCACCTCTCCATCGCATCTCCTATCAGTTCCTCCCcatcatctccctcctcctccacccctggCAGAGGACCATCACCCAGGAGCCCCTCTGACTCGTCCTCGAAGGGGGGCAGGTCTCTCCCCGGGCTGGAGGTCAGGTCTCCCCGTCTGGAACCATGGCTGGGGCTAGTTGCCATGTGATATGACTCAGATGAATCCTGACAAAGAGGAGAATACACAGCCCTTGTTAAAATCGATTTGTTAAACTTTGCTAGTTATTTAAGTGATGACTTATAGCATAACAATGTTATTGTAACAAGATGTTCCAATGCGGATTCCCTAAATGTGTTGAGCTCGTAGAAAGTACTGTAACGTTGTAAACAAAGAGCTAACGTTAATTAGCTAGCGAACATGAGCTATATAAATGAAACATTTAATTTTCAAGTTAGTTACCAGGGTAtctctagttagctagctaactatgatGGTGACAATGGAGTGCTCGTACGCCGACTGATGGCTGACAACCTGGCaatcaaactagctagctaactactagctAACGTCATAGCTAGCGCACAATACAATTCTAGATTAAACGATTTGTATACCTTTAACATGGCCAATAAAAACGTATAAACTTAATACATGTACTTTCTATCACGTTGATCTCTAACTAAAGTGTTAGTTAACTTTACATCTAGTTatgagcggtctaaggcactgccatctcagtgttagaggcgtcactacagaccctggttagattccaggctgtatcacaaccggccgtgatcgggagtcccatagggcgacgcacaatgggCTCAGCGTCAGCCGGGtgaggccgtaattgtaaataataatgtttaactgacttgcctagttaaattggcAAGTAACATAGCTCCCTAAGATTCGTTGGCAAGACaacgtagctaacgttagctaatctgCTTCCTGCCATGTCCTTCTGCTCTTGCTTTACTAAAGAGCAAAAAGAGAACACGAGCAAGGCTAGCTGACCAATCACAGGAGATAAACAGCCATCTGCGAACTAAGAAACAGCATGCAATATTAATATAAAACTATTTTCTATAATAATCACTCACCGCCATCGTGTATCGCTGGCTTGACTCCGCTGCTTCCACGCAAGTTTTTTTTTCTGACCAGACTTTTCGCGCGAAATCTTCACGTGGTATGGAAAGCGCGCGAAATCTCATGAATATGTAACGTTGAAAACCAAACTCAGTATTATGATTGGTCGGCGCTAATTTATGGCTCTGTGATTGGTCAGTCCTATGGAGACAATTTAGGTGCACTCGTTTTGGTTCGCCCAGCAAGCCGGGTGGTCGGGGTTACCGCTTGTATAACTTCCGTCATAGGACCAACTGATAAATATATTGGGTAACGCTGTCACGCTTGACCATATTTTTGTGTGAAATACACGTTTTATGTTCTTTTTCTAGGAGTGACAATTTATTTTTCGATTAATTTATAGAACAATCTACattcaaaacataaaatatttgacAACATATTACATTTTAATAGATTGAGTACTGTAATTCAAAATATTtgataatgtattacatttaaacATAATTATAGTACTCTCATACAGTCATTGATTTCACATCAGTGCACGGTTCATTTTCCCTGTATAAAAGACATAAATAGcaaatttatttgatttgataatttgaTAATTATTTCATTTGTAAAATCAAGATGGACCTGGTTAGATTAATAACACTCTTTTACAGTATATAACATTAGTCAAACACCTCTAAAGAGAATATACAGTGCAGGTACAGTGACAGCAAGCGCAACGTAAGCCAGAACAGTGTTGTACACGGTAGTCTGGTTTATCTGAGCCCCAAGTCTTTTCTCCGTCTGGTCAAGTCCTTGCATAACACTCTCTGTTTCACATACAAACATCTGTGAATCTTGTTGACTTATCACTACAGGTGGCTTCTCTTCTCTATGATACGTCTCAATTAAATTCTTCACTTCCTTGAGTTCCGATTCAACCTTTCCAACACCCTGGTCTAGCTGCCCAAGCTGGGGCTGGACTCCTTCTATAAGAACCTGTGCCTTCTGGCTATAGAGCAGTATCTCTTTTAGAACTGTCTCAGAGGCACTTGGAGAAGGTGGAGGTGGAACCACGATGGGTTCTGGAACCGGAACAGGACCTGCCACCGGCTTCTTCACATCTTTCTCAGCCTGAGCTGCACTATGCTGTAGTGTCGCCCTCAGGGTGTCTATAAGGCCTCTCAGCTCCTCTTGTTGAGTCGAATGCATACTGGCCTGGACTCTGATAGCCTCCTGTAGGTTGACTGGTCCTTTCTGGGCATCTAGTAGTAAATTCTTCAGCTCCTGTAGGCGTACCCTGTTGACATAGGTAGAACCCATGACCCCTATGAAGGCACCGAGTACAGAGCCTATCACAGACCAGTTCTTGGTGCGCTCCGTCCGCGTCCGTTCTTTCTCGTGGCTCTCACGTACACCCGCTGAGAATAAGGCAAACTTCTCCCTTTCAGCCCCTTCTGCGTTTTCGTAGGCTGTTCGTATGCGACGTTCCTCCTATGGTCAAGACATTGTGAGAATGTTTGCTTCTTTAAATAGAGTGCAACACTACAGATGTGTGTATGTTCCATTTTATTCTGTGTTGACAGTAGTTACCTGCAGCAACTTGTGCTCCAGCGTGGCCAGCTCCAGGTAATGTGCCTCCTCTCGTGAGACCCGATCCAGTCGATCTCTCACCTCCTTCAGCCGGACCTGTAGGGCCTCCAGGCTGCCATGGGCCTCACGCACCATCCCTCTGGCCACCATGAAGGCCTTTTCTGCCTGAAGGAAAACATGCCAAACTCTGGGTCCCAGGACAAACTAGGGTTTTCTCCTGGCCAGGTCATGGAAAACTCAGCGAAGAGATAGTAAGATAGATACAAGATAGATACAGTGAAAAATGCATCAAAACCTCTGGTTCAATACACCTGGCTTGCATATTGTCTTACCTCTGTAACTTTAGACTGGGCATATCTGACTTCATTCAGACCGACAAACTCCTCGTACCTCTCCCACCAGTAGTTAACTGTGTTTGAGGCTGTGCTCATAGACTTCTGTCCCCACTGCTTCCCCAAGTCAGTCAGATGCTGTATTGTAGCTATGGCATGCTCCTGAATGGGCACAGCAGGTTTGTCTACTCGGTCATCTTTTGGCTGTGGTGGTTTCTGTTGTTGTGTGCTGTAGCTCCTGCTGGAATACACAGTCCCTCTGACCGTGCCAGCGATGTGGAAACGGTAGAGACATGATGTTCCATGGCACCATGGTATGAGCGGTTTCCCTCTGTACCTCATTTGAGAAGCCAGTCGGTTATATTCACTATGAAACTACAGCCGAAGACATTGGAGCTGCCACCTGTAAAACAGTACAGTCAAACTCTGTAtcaaagtacagtatatatgggTGGGCTGTTGAGGTTTGATGTATCAATGAATGTTCATCAATATTTTTTAGCACTGCTCATTTGACCTCTACAATGCTGATGTTTATGCAAttaattgaaaatctatggccatTTTGGATGTTATGCATGATGCAGTGGCTAAGACCCCCAATCAATTACCATAGAGAACGGGCTAGCGAgcacagctacctagctagccagcagctgaCAGTTTGAAAACTTGCTTTAAGGCAACCCAAGCCTAAATTAACATCATGTTCTACTCGTAGCTATTAATCTCTCTGATTTTTCTTTTtacctaaaaaaaagtataatcacGTACCGGTTGTCTTCAATTGTTGATTGTTCGGCAAATTATCAGCTGGCTACAGAACCTGAATGGTGATTTTATGATCAGGCGCATCACAAACATCCTGCATCCGGTTTAGAGCGGAAGTAAGGTCCTAACAGCGCGGATTAGTAAGCAACTGCTAACACGCTAGCTCAGTTGTTTTATTGAGATTTTATTGAAAAGTCTCAAATATGTCCGGAAGAGAAGGTGagatacacatttacatttttgacataAAGCTCGACATTTATTTTCAGGTGAAACTTAATATTGCCACTACTAGATAGAAGAAAAGTTTCGACTACGACTGTAAAtactagctaactagcaactCGTGCAATGCAttgcaatgtagctagctactgtagctgggataggtagctactgtagctggaatAACTGGCGCCTGGCAAGCCTTGGCCATGCTACTTAGGCTAGAAAGTTCAATCTATTTACAGAGATGGCATTCGCATGTACCATACATGTTCATATATTGTTGATTGCTCTTACATCTGCTTGCTAATACATGCATCACAGTTATGCTAGATGGTTAGCTAACTGTGTAATGTGTACATTTCTCCCACATGTCTTAATCAAGTTTAGCTAGTTACGTAGCATGCTAGCTTCTGGGCTTTGTGTGATGCTCATATGCGGTATTGATTCATATTAATTCAATGAGATGTGTTCTTGTCTTACAGGTGGTAAGAAGAAGCCTTTAAAATCTGCCAAGAAAGCGACGAAGGAGATGGACGATGTAAGTCATTGTGTTGTTAGCACAATGTTGTATGTAGCCTATATCATTCTGAGGGAACGCTCAGTATCTTTGAAAATTAAGTATCTTAAAATGTGGACTAGTGCATTTTCCATTGTAATCCTGAGCAGATTTGCTTTGTCAAATCCAGGAGGAAATGGCCTTCAAGCAGAAGCAGAAAGAAGACCAGAAAGCCTTGGATGCATTGAAGACGAAAGCAGCAGGAAAAGGACCTTTGAGTAAGAATTTATGTATTTGTTCTTGTTGACAATAAGAGTCTAATCAGGATTCCTCGCTTTTTCTGATGAAACTGAACAATACCCCAAATAAATCAAAAGGGTGGAATTTCAACTTGCCCCAAATCTACCCAACCACCCATTCACTGACTCCAGATATATATAGAGTATTATTTACCCGTGCCAATGTTTAACTGTTTTTATACTGCAGAGGATAACGAAAAGGCATCTCAAGCACCGAGGAGAATAGGCCTATTGATTCTCATAGCACTAGGTGGCAGTGTTAGCCTTTTTTGTGTTTTCTTGCCTGACATTCAATGTACTCTGCTTGCCACAGATGTCTTTGCTTCTATACATTAGTGCCTCACTACATGAGTTTTCTAGAAAAAGTTATACACATTTCAGATGGTTTTCTCaacttctccattttctttcaGCTGGTGGAGGAATCAAGAAGTCTGGAAAGAAGTGATTTGGCATTAGAAGATCGTGCACTCATTTGCTGAATCGCAGCCCCATGGCAAATCCAACCCCCCTAcccccatattttttttcttgtttggGTCCATTGTAGAATCAGTAAAATACATGAAatgaccctttaaaaaaaataatctccaATGTGTTCTTGTAAAGGAAAAAGCTCTGAACTAATAAAGTCTTGTAACTACTGTTGTATTTACACTCCTCCGTAATCTTTGAGATTCTGTTGGAAACACATCAGCATTAGATCAGTAGCTACACTACACATACCAACATGATGTGTACTACAAATAGCTAGTATTATGGTTAAATGTAATCAGTTTCACTTCTAAGCTTGGCCACCTGCCTCTTCAGCATCTGTATCTGTAAATTCAGCTTCTCTCATTGAGGTTCTCTCTTCAGTTCCCTAAATTCTCTTCATACAGTCCAATTTTGGTCAAGTAGAGGGTTCTGTTTCCCACTTCCAGAAAATTAGTTTTCTTATCTACAAATCATTTTATTGTTCAGATTTCGACACTGGATTTTTTGAATGTGTGTAAAAGATGTTGCTTGTTTACCCCGTTTTAATGATTTTCCTTAAGAGGAAAGTTTGGGAGATTCAGAATAAAGCGCAATGATGCTGCTTACTGTATTTAGTTGGTGTCAGTCCTTTCAGCTGTACCTCAACAGGTCACTCACCTTCAGGGGCAGGATAAAACATGGTAGATGTGGAGACGTAAGCCAGAGGGTTCACCTTTTACATGTATTTCTAGTGTAGACAGATTGTAAATGTAGGCTACTAAAGTGTTAATTTCATATAGTTTATAATATTGTTAATCAAACCATCTACCAGGATTACACTTGGCTTGTATTGTCTAATGTGCATACTTCCATCTTCTTTAGAAAGCACATATGCCTTCTGAAAGCGGAATAGTTTGGCATGATTGTGTAATGCATCTAATCTGTGGATCAGAACAAGTCAGCAGTCATATTAcacaagtaaatgtgttttataaTACTTAAGACATtttaacaatacaaaaaaaaaattgcacgTTATCTCCATAGGTGATTGTCCATTTTCAGACATGTTCATAAATCAGTGAGCCACCTGTCAAGTGTTCTCGTTGCCTGTGTTTGTTGTGGTATCAGTCATCTTTAATCAGCCAGTGGACATGTGTCACTGCAGATGTTTTCATGTCCTTGTTAGAAACGTAGGACCCGTCTGCGTTAAAGTCACCTAGGATCATAAAGTTCTGGTACAAgagaaacattacacaacaaatgtATTTACTCGTCATCCAGAATGAGGATAGTGTTTTTATGAGAGCAGTTTGTTCataaatcaatgttattctcacaCAGTTATCTTGAAATCAAGATGTGGTTGGTTATGTATTTTACTTATCAAAGGCTCATGTGGGTCCACTTTCTAAACCAGCTCTGTCAATGGCTTATCTCAGAACTTACATCCATcttccatttatttttaatttccaGGAAGACATCATAAAGCTCATCCAGCTCCTTCTCTTGAGTCCTCAGGCTTGGTGTGCACTGGGAAGACATCATAAAGACTCATCCAGCTCCTCCTCTTGAGTCCTCAGGCTTGGTGTGCACTGGGAAGACATCATAAAGCTCATCCAGCTCCTCCTCTTGAGTCCTCAGGCTTGGTGTGCACTGGGAAGACATCATAAAGCTCATCCAGCTCCTTCTCTTGAGTCCTCAGGCTTGGTGTGCACTGGGAAGACATCATAAAGCTCATCCAGCTCCTTCTCTTGAGTCCTCAGGCTTGGTGGGCACTGGGTTCAGTACCAAGTCCTCTAGTGTTGAGAAACCCAGGAAGAGATGAGAAGTCAATATTACATCTGTTTATGGATGGACTTTTATTCTCTGCTTTAATCTCCACCTGTCTGTCGGTTTACCATTCACTTTCATATGATTTGCTAAATCAAATGGCATATGGATGGATCCCGCTAAATTCCAGTGCTCCTGTGCCCCTTACCAGTGTTGAGACATTTAAAGAGGAGAATGGACGTATCCCTGGCGAAGGTATCCACATCTTCAGCCTGGTTGTACTCGTTGCCAGGCGCCGACCAAGTCCACCAAATCATCCCTTTTCAGAACAAACAATGCAATACATTTAATAGCATTGAATCAGATCACAATGAAAAATATGTTTGACATAAGATAGAGGTTCATGAGGGTAAGGTTGACCATGGGTTTGATTTGTACCTGTACAGAAACATACACTGCTCCTTGTATCTGTCTCTTCCCAGACGAGTGCTGATTTTCAGAGTGAAGTGTTGCTTCTTATTGGACCTATTTGGACAAGAACACAAGATCAAATGACACACTTGTAAATGAATCATTATTATCATGTAGGACCAGGAGTTTTCCTGACCTGATAAGGGGGCCTTATTTATAGTGTCTCATAGTCTGGAAAAACATCTGGCTACTGCACCCTGATACGACCATTCAAATCACTACTATGAAATTACCCACCTTGAGAGAAATCACTTGACTCA contains:
- the LOC112071204 gene encoding mitochondrial potassium channel gives rise to the protein MRYRGKPLIPWCHGTSCLYRFHIAGTVRGTVYSSRSYSTQQQKPPQPKDDRVDKPAVPIQEHAIATIQHLTDLGKQWGQKSMSTASNTVNYWWERYEEFVGLNEVRYAQSKVTEAEKAFMVARGMVREAHGSLEALQVRLKEVRDRLDRVSREEAHYLELATLEHKLLQEERRIRTAYENAEGAEREKFALFSAGVRESHEKERTRTERTKNWSVIGSVLGAFIGVMGSTYVNRVRLQELKNLLLDAQKGPVNLQEAIRVQASMHSTQQEELRGLIDTLRATLQHSAAQAEKDVKKPVAGPVPVPEPIVVPPPPSPSASETVLKEILLYSQKAQVLIEGVQPQLGQLDQGVGKVESELKEVKNLIETYHREEKPPVVISQQDSQMFVCETESVMQGLDQTEKRLGAQINQTTVYNTVLAYVALAVTVPALYILFRGV
- the LOC112071205 gene encoding translation machinery-associated protein 7, which codes for MSGREGGKKKPLKSAKKATKEMDDEEMAFKQKQKEDQKALDALKTKAAGKGPLTGGGIKKSGKK